One Setaria italica strain Yugu1 chromosome I, Setaria_italica_v2.0, whole genome shotgun sequence DNA window includes the following coding sequences:
- the LOC101771916 gene encoding heat stress transcription factor A-3 produces MDHTRPRAGASGNPDAPYTAAAALLLEPKLEDEELPLQQLASPAPFVSLDQLMPATGPALPEPPRPLEALLQGQQLPPFLSKTYDLVSEPALDGVISWGAAGNSFVVWDPSTFARDVLPHNFKHNNFSSFVRQLNTYGFRKVHADRWEFAHEDFLRDSKHLLKRIVRRRSSPAQQSSIQPGSSSGESSLDPELHTLRREKNALLEEVARLKQEHRQTIEQMSTLNHRLESAEDRQKQMVSFLAKLLQNPSFVRQLKLHREQKEIDSTRVKRKFLKHVPHGSIESGESSSQHGGESGSHFPASSPMATCVQDDIAELQNFLLEDDDLNFGMDPDNIGLDRVEAPDDIGALVQGFDTQEELELGSGIELLEMPPASGPLGQDPTIGRSKGKSVLCPGLDATSSEASYLGSISDTMGVLSPSTMLGTASTMMDADEEQMWGVDASAPLQSTCSGSSQQTFSSLASDPYLMDIGNKPEKFWDLDFQTLDQEDLQLDKCAIDDPTLQQQQRNMKKP; encoded by the exons ATGGACCACacccgcccccgcgccggcgctaGCGGTAACCCCGACGCGCCCTacaccgcggcggccgcgctgcTGCTGGAGCCCAAGCTCGAGGACGAGGAGCTGCCGCTGCAGCAGCTGGCGTCCCCGGCCCCCTTCGTGTCCCTGGACCAGCTGATGCCGGCAACGGGGCCGGCGCTGCCCGAGCCGCCGCGCCCGCTGGAGGCGTTGCTGCAGGGCCAGCAGCTGCCGCCGTTCCTGTCCAAGACCTACGACCTCGTGAGCGAGCCGGCGCTGGACGGGGTCATCTCCTGGGGCGCCGCCGGGAACAGCTTCGTGGTGTGGGACCCCTCCACCTTCGCGCGCGACGTGCTGCCGCACAACTTCAAGCACAACAACTTCTCCAGCTTCGTCAGGCAGCTCAACACCTAT GGTTTCCGCAAGGTTCATGCTGACAGATGGGAGTTTGCTCATGAAGATTTCCTGCGAGATAGCAAGCATCTGTTGAAGAGGATTGTCAGGCGCAGGTCCTCCCCAGCACAACAAAGCAGCATTCAGCCTGGCTCTTCTTCTGGAGAATCCAGCCTGGACCCTGAGCTACACACACTGAGAAGAGAGAAGAACGCACTGCTTGAAGAGGTAGCCAGGCTGAAACAGGAGCATCGTCAGACAATTGAGCAAATGAGCACGCTGAATCACAGGCTGGAGTCGGCGGAGGACAGGCAGAAGCAGATGGTCTCTTTCCTGGCCAAGCTCCTTCAGAACCCAAGCTTCGTGAGGCAACTGAAGCTGCACAGGGAGCAGAAGGAGATTGACTCAACCAGGGTGAAAAGGAAGTTTCTGAAGCATGTACCGCATGGCAGTATAGAGTCAGGTGAGTCCAGCTCACAGCATGGTGGAGAGAGCGGTTCACATTTTCCTGCGAGTTCTCCCATGGCTACATGTGTGCAAGATGACATTGCAGAACTTCAGAATTTTCTCTTGGAAGACGATGACCTCAACTTTGGTATGGATCCAGACAACATTGGGCTTGACAGAGTCGAGGCACCGGATGACATCGGGGCACTGGTTCAGGGCTTCGATACACAAGAAGAACTTGAGCTCGGCAGTGGAATTGAACTACTGGAGATGCCCCCAGCTTCTGGTCCTCTTGGCCAGGATCCCACGATTGGCAGGTCCAAGGGAAAAAGTGTGCTGTGTCCAGGATTGGACGCTACCTCTTCTGAAGCCAGCTACCTCGGATCAATATCAGACACTATGGGGGTGCTTTCACCAAGCACCATGTTAGGGACAGCAAGCACAATGATGGACGCTGACGAAGAGCAAATGTGGGGCGTGGATGCTTCAGCACCTCTGCAAAGCACTTGTAGCGGCTCTAGCCAGCAAACCTTCAGTAGCCTTGCCAGTGATCCCTATCTGATGGACATCGGCAACAAGCCTGAGAAATTCTGGGACCTTGATTTTCAGACACTAGATCAAGAAGATCTGCAGCTGGACAAGTGTGCTATTGATGACCCTACTCTTCAACAGCAGCAACGAAATATGAAGAAGCCCTAG
- the LOC101772325 gene encoding serine/threonine-protein kinase CTR1, producing MMGTPASPLPAVCPCPPAASPGPAAAQGGPPPLPFRHAPPRNPTRAARAAACPALRSTRQPLLDATPQSPRGTPPVLPPSIRKSASAAPHMRATRKKASKKHRQRPHTTSDRQIDDRPAPRAPREVVMKDAKWPHAAAGDRRPAFAPRAAGASYALLASSPPASVGNNDGCSPHCPPAPASDDDGGPASLDAAVASVRPPFQQQQPAQQRNNGGPQLGVADWLLLQRQSSGSSVGGDDGEGSSTASTLANAAAEYRDRGDADRPPPSSSSKSWAQQAEEAYHLQLALALRLCSEASSAADPNFLDSSSSTAAADHHLQHIASPQSLSHRFWVNGSLSYSDKVPDGFYLIQGMDPFIWTLCNDVHDGGRVPSIESLKAVNPTESAIEAVIVDKVADYELRQLISMAMDVSRNRADSKEIATRLAGFVSARMGGSVAATEEHELGPRWRETVGFLKISSGSVVLPIGKLSIGFCCHRALLFKTLADSINLPCRIVKGCKYCKAGAATSCLVRFGHDREYLIDLIGNPGFLSEPDSLLNGLSSISVSSPLRPPKHNSVDIADNFKSLAKQYFLDCQSLNLMFSDPAAGTVIDLDEAMGSNLGPNTSHGTNSDCQATFPHLNAGAQLGSQDENFMMQRSFPEDTQSGLSDPFSDMSLDIEDLIIPWSELVLKEKIGAGSFGTVHRADWNGSDVAVKILMEQDFHPERLKEFLREVAIMRSLRHPNIVLLMGAVTQPPNLSIVTEYLSRGSLYRLLHRHSARENLDERRRLSMAFDVAKGMNYLHKRNPPIVHRDLKSPNLLVDKKYTVKVCDFGLSRLKANTFLSSKTAAGTPEWMAPEVLRDEPSNEKSDVYSFGVILWELMTLQQPWSNLNPAQVVAAVGFKGRRLEIPSSVDPKVAALIESCWVREPWRRPSFASIMESLKPLIKTLPPNQLPEE from the exons ATGATGGGCACTCCCGCTAGCCCACTCCCCGCCGTGTGCCCGTGTCCACCTGCCGCatcgcccggccccgccgccgcccaaggcgggccccctcctcttccctttCGACATGCTCCTCCGAGAAATCCCACGCGcgccgcacgcgccgccgcgtGCCCTGCGCTGCGCTCCACCCGGCAGCCGCTCCTCGACGCGACTCCGCAGTCCCCACGGGGCACCCCACCAGTCCTCCCTCCGTCCATCCGCAAGTCAGCGTCCGCCGCCCCTCACATGCGAGCTACTCGTAAAAAGGCTAGCAAAAAGCACAGGCAGCGCCCGCACACCACCAGCGATCGACAGATCGACGACCGACCTgcgccccgcgcgccgcgcgagGTGGTGATGAAGGACGCGAAGTGGCcgcacgcggcggcgggcgatcGACGACCGGCCTTCGCCCCGCGCGCCGCGGGGGCGTCGTAcgcgctcctcgcctcctccccgcccgccAGCGTCGGCAACAACGACGGCTGCTCGCCGCACTGCCCTCCCGCCCCCGCGTCCGACGACGACGGGGGGCCCGCCTCGCTCGACGCGGCCGTCGCCTCAGTCAGACCGCcgttccagcagcagcagccggcgcaGCAGAGGAATAACGGCGGCCCCCAGCTCGGCGTCGCGGactggctgctgctgcagcggcaGTCCAGCGGGAGCAGCGTCgggggcgacgacggcgaggggtCCTCCACGGCTTCCACCCTCGCCAACGCGGCGGCCGAGTACAGGGACAGGGGCGACGCggaccggccgccgccgagcagcagcagcaagagctGGGCGCAGCAGGCGGAGGAGGCCTACCACCTCCAGCTCGCCCTCGCGCTCCGCCTCTGCTCCGaggcctcctccgcggcggaCCCCAACTTCCTCGACTCGTCttcatccaccgccgccgccgaccaccacCTCCAGCACATTGCGTCGCCCCAATCCCTCTCCCACCGATTCTGG GTCAATGGCAGCTTGTCCTACTCCGACAAGGTCCCGGACGGCTTCTACCTCATCCAGGGGATGGATCCCTTCATATGGACGCTCTGCAACGACGTGCACGACGGCGGCCGCGTCCCCTCCATCGAGTCTCTCAAGGCTGTCAATCCCACCGAGTCTGCCATTGAGGCCGTCATCGTAGATAAAGTGGCGGACTATGAGCTGAGGCAGCTGATAAGCATGGCAATGGATGTTTCTCGGAACCGTGCCGACTCCAAGGAGATTGCCACTCGACTCGCTGGCTTTGTGTCCGCAAGGATGGG GGGATCAGTAGCAGCTACTGAGGAACACGAGTTGGGTCCCCGGTGGAGAGAGACTGTTGGGTTCCTGAAGATTAGCTCAGGGTCTGTTGTCCTTCcaattggaaagttatcaatTGGCTTTTGCTGCCACCGAGCGTTACTGTTCAAG ACCCTGGCGGACTCCATCAATCTCCCCTGTCGCATTGTGAAGGGATGCAAGTACTGCAAAGCTGGTGCAGCCACATCTTGCTTGGTGCGCTTTGGCCATGACAG GGAATATCTAATTGATTTGATAGGGAACCCAGGATTCTTATCTGAACCAGACTCCCTCTTGAATGGACTGTCATCTATCTCGGTTTCTTCACCATTGCGCCCACCAAAACATAACTCAGTTGATATTGCCGACAATTTCAAATCGTTGGCCAAGCAATATTTCCTTGATTGTCAATCGCTAAATCTCATGTTCAGTGATCCAGCAGCTG gaACAGTTATCGACTTAGATGAGGCTATGGGATCAAATCTGGGTCCAAACACATCACATGGAACAAACAGTGATTGTCAAGCTACCTTTCCTCATCTTAATGCTGGTGCACAACTTGGTAGTcaagatgaaaattttatgatgCAAAGGAG TTTCCCAGAGGATACTCAGTCTGGACTAAGTGATCCCTTTAGTGATATGTCTCTTGACATAGAAGACTTGATCATCCCATGGAGCGAGCttgttttgaaagaaaaaattgGTGCAG GTTCTTTTGGTACTGTGCACCGTGCAGATTGGAATGGCTCG GATGTTGCTGTAAAGATCCTAATGGAGCAGGACTTCCACCCAGAGCGTCTCAAAGAATTTCTGAGAGAG GTTGCAATTATGAGAAGTTTGCGACATCCAAACATTGTTCTTCTTATGGGTGCTGTTACTCAACCACCTAACCTTTCAATTGTGACTGAATACCTATCAAG AGGTAGCCTGTACAGGCTTTTACACAGGCATAGTGCAAGGGAGAATCTGGATGAGCGGCGGCGCTTGAGTATGGCTTTCGATGTG GCAAAAGGGATGAATTATCTTCATAAGCGCAATCCTCCAATAGTCCACCGGGACCTAAAGTCACCAAACCTGCTGGTTGACAAAAAGTATACTGTGAAA GTCTGTGACTTTGGTCTCTCCAGATTGAAGGCAAACACTTTTCTGTCATCTAAGACTGCAGCAGGGACT CCTGAGTGGATGGCACCAGAAGTTCTACGTGATGAGCCATCAAATGAGAAGTCTGATGTTTATAGCTTTGGTGTTATCCTATGGGAGCTCATGACATTGCAACAGCCATGGAGTAATTTAAACCCAGCTCAG GTGGTAGCAGCTGTTGGTTTCAAGGGACGAAGGCTTGAGATTCCAAGTAGCGTCGacccaaaagtggcagcacTAATTGAGTCCTGCTGGGTCAG AGAACCCTGGAGACGACCCTCTTTTGCCAGTATCATGGAATCCCTGAAACCACTCATCAAGACACTGCCACCCAATCAACTACCGGAGGAATAG
- the LOC101772731 gene encoding PAN domain-containing protein At5g03700, translating to MLDLAVLHLPSAFPLWRAIPDRPAPWSAAASLSFDGGLVLTDHAVNKVLWSTAAASASAGDRVLLLNTSNLQIQSASGSSADVVWQSFDYPSETIVQGQNFTSAAALYTFDRRFAMRLGSNYFGLYIEPPPPSSSGVAAAMYFKHTALEAKAQIVAGGGPTYARVEPDGFLAMYQKEGPPADVLSFDTFNRGVRAFRRMTLEPDGNLRAYYWDGTRWALDYTAITEPCELPTTCGAYSVCRAQPSGRCECLANATDGSGCATAAAPAASVGGSLCGTTGGEVGGLYRAVRRQGVEPVNKELLGFERAASAADCEARCERNCSCWGAVYSNGTGYCYLMDYPAQLLVEGDERKVGYFKVRSLEDEAAARGRSGASRVKAVLLAVGVAAVVGAAAFGAYKVWDSRRRTAVDARRQMGDVDDGLSPGPYKNLGSFSSVELTNSFRR from the coding sequence ATGCTGGACCTCGCCGTCCTCCACCTCCCGTCGGCGTTCCCGCTCTGGCGCGCCATTCCCGACCGCCCCGCGCCCTGGTCCGcggccgcctccctctccttcgATGGCGGCCTCGTCCTCACCGACCACGCGGTCAACAAGGTGCTCtggtccaccgccgccgcctctgcctcgGCCGGCgaccgcgtcctcctcctcaacaCGTCCAACCTCCAAATCCAAAGCGCTAGCGGCAGCTCAGCGGATGTGGTGTGGCAGAGCTTCGACTACCCGTCGGAGACCATCGTCCAGGGCCAGAACTTCacctccgcggcggcgctctACACCTTCGACCGGCGCTTCGCCATGCGGCTGGGGAGCAACTACTTCGGTCTGTAcatcgagccgccgccgccgtcgtcgagcggcgtcgccgccgccatgtacTTCAAGCACACGGCGCTGGAGGCCAAGGCCCAGatcgtggccggcggcgggccgacGTACGCGCGCGTGGAGCCCGACGGCTTCCTCGCCATGTACCAGAAGGAGGGCCCGCCCGCCGACGTGCTCTCATTCGACACCTTCAACCGCGGCGTCCGCGCGTTCCGCCGCATGACCCTGGAGCCCGACGGCAACCTCCGCGCCTACTACTGGGACGGCACCCGGTGGGCCCTCGACTACACCGCCATCACCGAGCCGTGCGAGCTGCCCACCACCTGCGGCGCCTACAGCGTCTGTAGGGCGCAGCCAAGCGGCCGGTGCGAGTGCCTGGCCAACGCGACCGACGGTTCGGgatgcgccacggccgccgccccggcggcctCCGTCGGGGGCAGCCTGTGCGGCACCACGGGTGGGGAGGTCGGCGGGCTGTACCGGGCGGTGCGGCGGCAGGGCGTGGAGCCGGTGAACAAGGAGCTGCTGGGGTTCgagcgcgcggcgtcggcggcggactGCGAGGCGCGGTGCGAGCGCAACTGCAGCTGCTGGGGCGCGGTGTACAGCAACGGGACAGGGTACTGCTACCTCATGGACTACCCGGCGCAGCTGCTGGTGGAGGGCGACGAGAGGAAGGTGGGTTACTTCAAGGTCAGGAGCCTGGAGGACGAGGCAGCCGCGCGCGGGCGGAGCGGCGCGAGCAGGGTCAAGGCGGTGCtgctcgccgtcggcgtcgccgcgGTGGTTGGCGCGGCTGCGTTCGGGGCGTACAAGGTGTGGGACAGCAGGCGGCGGACCGCCGTGGATGCGAGGCGGCAGATGGGCGACGTCGACGACGGTCTCTCGCCGGGGCCATACAAGAACCTGGGGTCCTTCAGCTCCGTCGAGCTCACCAACTCCTTCCGGAGGTAG